TAATAATTTTACATATTCCCTcacaatgtttttgcatgagTAATGCTACATACTAACCAAGAGGGACACAAAACCAAGGCACcatgacaaaacaaaccaagaTCACGTTTGACTTCCTTCTTCTTGGACTGATGCAGCTCATGCTTTATTATCTTATTATAAATGTCATCTTTTATACAAGTAGATGTAGCCTGTTTGATTCCATCGTAGTAATAAAATTTATTTAGCTGGAAACGAAGATTCAGTTGGTTAACAcaaatgtgttgattatttACTCTTCCCAGTATCCCAGAGCAGGCAGTCGGCTGCTACTGCTGTCTCCTGGAGCAGGAAAGGTCTCCTGAGCAGCCTGATGCTGATGGAAATGGATATGTCATCTGCTTTATGGGCGGCTCTGAAAAAGGACTGAACCTATATCCTTTGCGCACAGTTGTCTATTGCATAATGTCCATATGAAATCAACCTTAGCTATAATCCTtgccattaaaacattttcttttctgcatTGTTGTATTGCTTCCACATTGTTGTAATTTCGTACAGAGAAACAGGCAATAGTTCCAATTCCTTGACCCAATACACGTTTAGATTAGAGCTTGATAAATACGTCCAAGGCCTGCATAGCAGCCTGCAAACCCCAGAGGTATGAGAATGTAATTACAGTGTAATGAAGTTATATTTGTCATTACATTAATAATGCAatattgatttgtgtgtgtgtcagctgcaGAACCTTGAGACGGAGGTGCGTCCCTATCTGAGCCGGTGGTACGAGGAGTCTGTGATGCACATTCATCGGGTGGTGCAGCTGGTCCAGAGCAACATCAGCTTCTTGCTGCATGCTGTGAGTCATTGTCCACCTCTAGAGTATGTCCAATAAAAATAACTGCTCAGCAAAAAAGGCTTGGTGGAGGTACTGGGACTAAGATAATAAGAATATTGAGAGGAAAAGCATCCACGCACTCTGATGTGTGCAATATTCATTTCATAATGTATAAATCAAGAAGTGATTATTGCACAGATTGGAGTGTACAGATGCTTTTCATATCATTTCACCTCAAGAATATGCCATCATGCCATATATGCCATATATTAGTAAAAATATTATGTCATTAAAAGAAAGCTAAataatatgaaaagtaaaaaatcacccaaaaatcttatttttccaGATAGCTAAAGTGTGATTTGCCAAAGTTTGGACTTACAGTGGAGCTCATTGGTGTTTGGACTGTAGTACTCAAACTGCTAAAACTATTACATTTGATAAACTCAACACCAGTGTTTCTTTCCAAATAatataacacagacacacacaagttgTGCTCATTGTGAACGGTTTCTTTTTCTTGTAAGGAAGTAATAGAAAGTGTTATGTCAACAAAACTTTACAATGAGGTCTGAAGAGCATTGTTAACAAATGTCCTATTTGTACTGGTTTGAGCCACAGCAAAGGGGTCCAAGCCTCAGTAAATTATACCAAAACTATCTGGATGCATAGAATGCACCCTGGGTAAGAGGAAAAGTAAGTATCACTGTATTTTTGGGTGCTTATTTACCCTATGCATTAAAATGATGCAATCcaattgatttgttttcttaGCACTCAAATTGTGCATGACGTATTATCTCCAGAACAATGCATTTCAGCCCTTACATTTTCTGTATACAGGCTCTGAGTCACACACATGTGGAGGTCAGTAATTCAGATGAGAGGACAAAGGCTGATGTGTCCAGGTGAGTTAGGTGACAGTCCCCGTAACTACACTAACACTTTTTTAAATCCGAAGACTGCTAAAACAGCAGGTCTGCCTGTCTGTTGTTTATTTCCATGTGGTAATTAACCATCTGTTTAGTAGCTGTTAAATGTCTGTTGTATTCTGTACCAGGTTCATCAAAGCAGCCAGTTTGCAGGGCCTGTCCCAACAAGACACTACAGCAGCTTCTCTGTGTAAGGCTATTTCAGAGGACACACACTCTGACCTGATCATAGACTGCTCCACCAGTCCACCCACATTCTCTAACACTGGTAAGTCATGCTCCATGACGTATACTTGATGAGGAAAAATGATTTGTATCTCTGTACTGTCTAAGAGTCTAATAAAGCTGTTTTCTCCCCCAGTCAGTAATCGTTTCTGTGACGACTGGATTCAGGCATTTCTAAACGCTGCAGAGCGTTGTAATCCCTTCCTGCTCAGACAGATTCTGGAGAACTTCAAACTTAAGGTGAGAAAACATACACATAGACAAACTGTAACAGGGGTTTTCAAGCTTTTTGGAGCTCTGGATCCTGTTTTCAGGTTCTACAATTTCCATGACCCCAGCAGTTACAGTTTTGTAACTGTCAAGTTGTTATGGGAATTTGAGTACAGCATACTTTTGTATAGTGTGTATAATTTTATAACTATAGCATCTttaaaattattctgatggcatatGTTTTTGTTCATAGAAAAAGGAAACAGTTGTGATGAAAATTGGTATaatataaaatgcaaatacactAGCCCACAAGATTGAGAAACTTTGGGCAATAGATCTCAGTTCCTCTTGGCAgactcatttttttctttcatcctgatctcttcccttttttaaacttgtttcttcctctctaTCAACCATCACTCTCACTCTGCAGGCCATCCAGGACATGAACAGCCTGAAGCGTTTTGTGCGGCAGGCAGAGATGAGTCACTACGCCCTGTTTCGCTGCTGCCAGTTCCTACAGGGCTGCGGAAATGGGGATGTGTTGCTGCAGAATGCCAGGGCGGAGCACAGCGACCTGCCTGAATCCTGCAGCATCATCACTGTCCTGGAGGAGTTCATCAAGGAACAATCCCAGGCCCAGGCCTGAATCCATTACAACACCTAACTCCCAAGTTGTGGGGCCTGAATACCTTGTCTGTTGCTGGTAAGACAGTCTGCTCTTCCAGGCACAAAGCAGATAACCTAGTACCAGTCTAAACTTAGCACTACATCCTATGTTAAACATCAGTTTGCCAGACAAAAATCTGGCAAATTCAGAGTGTAAATATAAGTTAAAAAACATAAGTTATCTCTGCTGGCACTACTGCTCTTTCTCAGCTAGAAGAGTGGTGGTCAGATCTGgaacatgtactgtaaacaacatacaacatacacTCAGCTTCCCTCAACAAAAGTGTAGTTTATTGACTCTGTAACGTCACTGCACTGATCTTAACAATTAAGGTTAGTTGTTGATTGGAGATGGTAGCAAAAATGAATTGACAGACAATGACCTGaattccaaaaaacaaaatcgGTGTGCAGATCAGTTTAGATGTAATTGTAGAATGGCACTTTCCCAATCTTTTACTTTTGCaatttttgtgttgtgtgtctgtgtgtgtgtgtgtgacaatatAATGAACCAAATATTATTACTAGTATTTTGCTAACTGACAATGATCACAACACAGAACTGATCCAAACTAAAGCTTCTACTCATTGGAGGGAAATTATCTATTGCTTAGTTGATGTCCAAATATTCTTtaattattgtttgtattttatttgattgtacTAGTTTTCTTTTGAGAAGAAACATATTGAGAATGCACAAATCACTTTTATGCATTGCTTGTTACATAGGCCTTGTTTTTGCTTACAATTCAACCCAATACATGCACTACTATATTATTTTTGTCTAATGAATActgctactgtatgtatgtatgtctatcAAGTGATACTAGATGTCAGTTTAATCCTTCTCTGGGAATGCAGTGTTGTAGATAAAGTGTAATTTTTGGATATCATTTTCTGTATACAAAATCTTGCCAGCCTTCACCAGCTTGAGACTTCatgagaaaaaaactaaacGGGAACTATGTGACCAGTCAGTCACTACATTTACTAAGCATTTGTTTAGTTTAAAACGTTCTGCAATATTAAtaaccacagaaaaaaaattctaaagAGTAGTAAGAtattaaaatgttgaataaaaGTAGATGatataaaagttttatttttgtttcattgtgcACCTGCAACAAGACAAGTTTCTATATTCCATTAAACCCATAAAGGGTTTTAGAACCAAGCTCAAACCACTCCCATTCAAACCAGTCCAAAGTGTGTAATACAGCAATATCATTGTTGGTGGGGTATACTTTCAAACTGTGAAGCAGGTGACATGAATatgagacattttactgttgtgaaCCCTAGTGTGACTAACCCACACAGTGCGTGTTGTACAACGTAGTTATAAATGACTTTGTGGTTCTCGGTCTTGTTTAGTAGGAGCTGAAATAAATACCACAGTTGAACTTTTTTGTTGTGATTGTGCATGTTGTCTAGCATATAAAACTTTAACAAAGCTGACAAACATTATTTACACTATATATGTTGCATAAATACCGTTTGTTTCGCTCAAATCTGTGGGAGAATTAAACACAAAGCTACATTTATTAGGCAGCAACAGTCTTCTGTGCACAGTCTTGTGTCTGGTGAGTCAGAAGGGGACTGCTGCTACCCTCCAGTCTATCACTTTTGTCCTCAAACTGGACCTCATATCCTCCAGTGGTCTGTCCTCCATCTGCTCCTCTGCAACCAGAAACAAACAGCTGAGAGCTTGAGACATACAGATGAGAAAGTGTTGCACATGTGGCTTTTCTTACATAAATCATTCTGtgtaaatttaaacaaattatgGATCTCTTACAAGACTTAAGTGagaagacaaaaacatgttgacaaGGTGACAATAACATGGAGCAGGATTTACCTGTGTGATCAGAGATCTTCCTTAAGAGAGAGCTTGGTACATCATAGATGCTCTCCGTGGGGTCtgaaattgatttaaaaaataaaaaagttaatttttttgGTATAATCAAGTATGTAAAAGCTAGCCGCttgaaaaatcaaaacaaaacaaaacgtgaTCTCACCTGGAGGTTGAGAAACCCTCCTGTAAGAGACAGGAAAGTCATACACGTCCTCGTCCATCTCTGTTGAAGCGTTGCTCTCACATATCTCTAAAGAGACATAACACATGATAGGGCCAGTTTGGACATTTAACCAATcttaatactgtatgttattaaAATAGACTATacatttaaagtacatttaaaatcatactTTTTCTAAGTGGTAAAATGTCGTAGTCTCCTTCTCCACTTCCCTTTGCATTGCTCAACCTACTGGACCATTGAGGACTGTTGAGACTGTCACCTGAAAACAGAGTAGTTAGCACCGTGTAGCTGAAAGTAGAACTCAATTCAAGACTTAATAACAGTGAATTGAAAAAATTACTTGTGAAGCTACAAATATGCAAATCAATTTAAAGTTTACCACTGTGATGCTGGTAGTTACAGGGTGGCGGTGTGTTTTGGTACGTGGTCCCCTTACTGTTCAGCTCTTCAGACAGGCAGATAGGGGGGGCGATGCTCCTAATCTCATGCTGCATGTGGACTGTGGGGCCAGGGGCAGAGATCGCATGGTGCATGTGGCCTGTGGGGCCAGAGGCAGAGATCGCATGGTGCATGTGGCCTGTGGGGCCAGAGGCAGAGATCGCATGGTGCATGTGGCCTGTGGGGCCAGAGGCAGAGATCGCATGGTGCATTTGGCCTGTGGGGCCAGAGGCAGAGATCGCATGGTGCATTTGGCCTGTGGGGCCACAGGCAGAGATCGCATGGTGCATTTGGCCTGTAGGGCCAGGGGCAGAGTGGGGCCGAGCAGGCAGCAACTCCATCAAACTGTCACTGTGTGAGCTGTTGGGTGCACTGCTGTTTATTCTCTCTCGCTGCTCACACATTTCAAAGCTGATGAGAAGACAAATGGTCAGTGCCTGCAGTGAAGGAGACTATGTGCAGCTGTTCTATAAGATTTCTCATGTCATGAAGAAGTCTTACtcactgtatgtttttagaGTCTGAAactccagaggcagaaagatGCATGGCTTGCCATAGGTGTCCTACCCACTCCTTCCTGAGAGCTGCAGTCTCTgctgcctacacacacacacacacacacacacacacacacacacacacacacacacacacacagtggtttgGAGGCAGCTGACCAGACCTGCCACTCACATCCTGCAGATTGACTAGCTTAAATGAAATACACACTCAAACCACAGAGGTGACTTACCAACACTTTTCTCTTTCCATTTGTCATGATGATCTCAAACATAATGCGCTTGCTGTCAGATCTCTGGACCTCTCGCACCGACTGCACCTGACCCAAGAGGTGGACAGAGAGATAGATACTTAGGAAACATTAGATTGATTTATCTAACTAGAGACAAAGCAAGAGAGGTGGAGGAatatcttttacttaagtaaacgtaGCAATAACATAGTGagatattatataatataataataatatataataataataataataatataatatattcaaAACATTACTTAAGTCATGCATCAAATTAGcataaaaatatacttaaagtacccataatgcagaatggcccatttcaatattatataatactgtatattgttggATTATAATGAttgatgcatgcatgtgtaaGCATTACTTTAATGTAGCAGCTGGttaaggtggggctaattttgcCTACTTTACATATTGCAGTCTAGcctaatctataataatacacagtatatttgtTGATCGTATATTGTATTAAAAAGTAAAGTTTGCCACTGAAATGtactgaagtagaagtataaagtagcatggaAATTTACAAGTACAGTTACCTCAAACACATAATTAGGTGCTGTAATTGAGTTCTTTAGAAAAGTTCTTCTTTCCACAACTGTAAAGCAATTTGTCATATATCAACTGTAATAAATGGTGGACTTACGGTGTAAATGTAGTAATAGCCTCGCAAGTGTGACTGTGAAGAGAGCAAAATCAACACAATAACTTTTGAATTATTGAGATctttataagaaaaaaaaactagcaAGTCAATTTTTTACATCCTTCAATTGATTTTTTCCGGGCTTCAGAAATAAGGTACTAAGCAGGTTATCGACAAGACATTTGATCGATTGAGTCTGAATGTAATTCACTAGTGTTTAGACCACAGCAAATGTCTACTTACAGCACTGCCATTCTTCTTCGTATAGAAGAACAATGTTGTATTTTGAAGCCTGAACCAATATGTCACCCACCTTATTTtctagacagaaaaaaagatagcAACCAAAGTCattttttatatacacatatactcACATTAAATACCAAGAGAGTCGGTAACTTACCATagtatcttttcttttctgcaggAAGCCCTCAAACAATAACTTTGTCCTATCTATTGACATGTTGGCCCTCAAAGGTAATTTCACACTGTTGGCTACCAGTTGTTTTAAGTCTATGTACCTGTAAATGTGGTATGACTTCCTCCTCACACGGACTGAAAGCAGTATCATTCACGGCCGCATCATTTACTCACTTCTCTTTTCTGGTTCACAAAAGTCCCAGTTGTTCAGTTGAGCTTACATTCATTTCACATGTCTACTTTTGAAATGAGAAATTCTACCACAGCTCTTGTcaaggacacacatacacagtgacatcagtgggtgtaaatgtaatttattagagatttaaaaccattttattttcattgtcactaTTAAATTAGCTGTCATTTCACCCAATTAACACGCATACATGGCTGCGCCAGATCATACAATTCTTTATTGTAAATGCTGGAAAAGAGAAGAATGAGAAGAAACACTTCAATAGTTTTATTAAGGTGGGATAGGTGCGCTGAATGGCTGTTAATAGCATAATCTTCATGGTGCCTCTAActtcataaaaatataatgagGGACAAAGCTCTATTTGAAAaccagaaaattaaaaacagaaacagaagccaTGATATACCATGAAGACATCAATTCACATGTAAATCCCTCCATCTGTTTCATGCAGTGCACTCAAAacagacaagaaaacaaagaaacaggttaataaattaaacacaaaataaacaagtgCATGGCATCCATGTCCTTTCTAGTGTTAGATGTAGCACTAACACCTCCGGGAGGTGTTGCTTCCGGCTTGTGATGCTGTCTATGGGTCCAATCCTAAAATTCTTgagaaatacatacataatatactgcatatacaCATCTATAAACAGATTCAAGATTCAAGTCCCTTTGTGGTGTTTCTGTATATGGCTGCCACTCTCTGGTCTCCAACCATCTAACTAATAATACTGacctgagggaaaaaaaaaaaaaaagacgactGAATCCAGCAACTACTAGTTTCTGACCTGGACTAGACCAATAGCTCACAGAATGTCAGCATTTACAAATTGATGGAGAAGTGATATTTCAAAAGTAACCTGCCCCTTTCCccataacattaacaaaaaactAAACCACACTCGTTTTATTAATGCATATAAAATGTACctatgaatttgttcatttgtttcttGCCCGTGTTGCACTGTGGGAAGGGGATGATGTGGAGTTGGGGGCTGAGGCAATCGGCTTGGTTGGTTGGTCAGCCAGTCTTTTTTGAGTCTTTCAGGTAGGAGGGATGGGGCAGAGTCAACAGAGGGACCGGGGGAGGAAGTAGCTGTCTCATGCTGTCTGATCACCGCTGTTTGAGAAGTGCTCTGTACATGGCGAATCCcagcacagcacacactgtGGCACCGACGCTCGCTCTTAGCCAGAAGGTGGAATTCTTCAGGTCCGCCTGAGCCATGTGCCTACAAGAGGaagcaagagacagagagcaggtgaGGGGGAAAATTGCGGCAAGAAAAAGAGGGAGCTGCATCTATCATGATGAGCACTGAGGCtcaatttttttctccattgttAAATGGGAGAAATGGATGAGTTgccaaatgacaaaacaaagtcATGTGCTCTCTCCAGTGGAAACTCCCCGAATTGGGACCAAAAATGATAAATATCAGCGCCCTGTGACACAAGCTTGAAACAGGAACACACGCTTTCTCTTGACATTTGGTTTAGTTTTGGTTTGGGGAACAGGACCAGTCAATAAATCAGTTTAagtagaaaaaaagcaaaaggtgTTGGACTATGAGAAGCAGCTGCTCTGATTCGCGCTGAGGCAGAAaactagaaaaaaacaaacaaacaactaatgGATTATTAAAATTGGAAAAAGCACCTGCTCTACCAAACACAAATCCAGCTGATCtggcaagaaacacaaacactgggCAGCTATGCAGACTGCAATAAAAGCAAGCAATGAAAAGAGGCAATGAAGGAGAcagcaaagtgtaaaaaaaataaaagggaaTCAAGAGCATCTTGGGCCTATGAATTAAATCCTTCCAGAGGTGCTagaaggcagattttgttaccttttgacagagcAAGGTTAGCTAGTCTTGGTGCTAAGCTTAACTAACCAgctgcttcatatttaacggacagaaatgagagtgaTACTGATCTTCTCCTcaaactctccaccagaaagtgaataagcacatttccataaatgtggaactattcctaGAAAGACTTTAGTAAGTATCTCTACATCGCTTCTGGACATAAATACAAACTTTGGCAATAGCTGTTAAAATAATGACCCGACAACATGTTGCTGAATAGGGGGTAGTTGAACTTATCCAACACATACTCGCCGGTCCATCcacatgtataaaaatataacatCCTTCTCTCTTTGGATGTGGTTTCTTCCTTTACCTTTCTGGGGGAATTAGCTGCTCAGTAGAGGCCTCCATAAAGATGCACCCCTCCACACTGGAGACGGCTGAAACCTGCTGCGTCAGGCTGAAATCCTCCACTGACAGCAGGTAGCCCCCCACAGCCTCCACCCAGCCCAGCAgctttccacacacacactaacacacactcagatacaGTAGGTAGAGCTGGGAGATACTTCAATATATTAttgactagggctgcaactaacgactATTTTCATTAGAGATTAATTAACTGCTGATTACTTtcttgattaattatttattcatttagtctaaaaatgtcaagaaaaatCACAAGTTTCAGACTCCAAGGtcatgtcttcaaatgtcttattttgtctgaccaacatcAAAGATATGAAGTTTATTATCATGGCAGACTATATGAAAACCagtatattcacatttaagaagctaaaACCAGAGAATTTTATGAATTTGTGtctaaaaaattacttaaaagatTAAACACTAGATATCATGTGGGATTTAATGGTCATAAAATTATAACAAAGCATAAATGTTGTTCTAGCCTTTTACATTAAATTGATCTGTCTGTTGAAATGATCTATGAATGCCTGTACTTGCTTTTGTACtacagtgctttttttttttaaatcctgaaattttatttaatagCCTTAAATAACCTTAAAGCTATATATCTCATTGGGATTTTGGTTGGATGA
This genomic interval from Siniperca chuatsi isolate FFG_IHB_CAS linkage group LG21, ASM2008510v1, whole genome shotgun sequence contains the following:
- the lg21h17orf75 gene encoding protein Njmu-R1 isoform X2, with product MFTSQTSSFQDSIDVEERDDFDSEEIAGYSQKIQLNCYYTIYLYQGTSLTLIDSSLPSEAEPELRTYISRRLSKGALLGGMGNIATVELTIPEQAVGCYCCLLEQERSPEQPDADGNGYVICFMGGSEKGLNLFRLELDKYVQGLHSSLQTPELQNLETEVRPYLSRWYEESVMHIHRVVQLVQSNISFLLHAALSHTHVEVSNSDERTKADVSRFIKAASLQGLSQQDTTAASLCKAISEDTHSDLIIDCSTSPPTFSNTVSNRFCDDWIQAFLNAAERCNPFLLRQILENFKLKAIQDMNSLKRFVRQAEMSHYALFRCCQFLQGCGNGDVLLQNARAEHSDLPESCSIITVLEEFIKEQSQAQA
- the lg21h17orf75 gene encoding protein Njmu-R1 isoform X1; amino-acid sequence: MFTSQTSSFQDSIDVEERDDFDSEEIAGYSQKIQLNCYYTIYLYQGTRSEASGENVAWNQRRADSTTSQDDFSLTLIDSSLPSEAEPELRTYISRRLSKGALLGGMGNIATVELTIPEQAVGCYCCLLEQERSPEQPDADGNGYVICFMGGSEKGLNLFRLELDKYVQGLHSSLQTPELQNLETEVRPYLSRWYEESVMHIHRVVQLVQSNISFLLHAALSHTHVEVSNSDERTKADVSRFIKAASLQGLSQQDTTAASLCKAISEDTHSDLIIDCSTSPPTFSNTVSNRFCDDWIQAFLNAAERCNPFLLRQILENFKLKAIQDMNSLKRFVRQAEMSHYALFRCCQFLQGCGNGDVLLQNARAEHSDLPESCSIITVLEEFIKEQSQAQA
- the LOC122868747 gene encoding uncharacterized protein LOC122868747, yielding MILLSVRVRRKSYHIYRYIDLKQLVANSVKLPLRANMSIDRTKLLFEGFLQKRKDTMKIRWVTYWFRLQNTTLFFYTKKNGSASHLRGYYYIYTVQSVREVQRSDSKRIMFEIIMTNGKRKVLAAETAALRKEWVGHLWQAMHLSASGVSDSKNIHFEMCEQRERINSSAPNSSHSDSLMELLPARPHSAPGPTGQMHHAISACGPTGQMHHAISASGPTGQMHHAISASGPTGHMHHAISASGPTGHMHHAISASGPTGHMHHAISAPGPTVHMQHEIRSIAPPICLSEELNSKGTTYQNTPPPCNYQHHSGDSLNSPQWSSRLSNAKGSGEGDYDILPLRKKICESNASTEMDEDVYDFPVSYRRVSQPPDPTESIYDVPSSLLRKISDHTEEQMEDRPLEDMRSSLRTKVIDWRVAAVPF